From Verrucomicrobiota bacterium, a single genomic window includes:
- a CDS encoding response regulator, whose product MMEMRLFTNISFKWKLMLMICAACIFSSVAGGGAIIFYELWKFRQAMTKELATLADVVTAGTGLAVQKGSRDEVKKQLFRLSGSRNIVAAGVYGTNNMLIGQYTRMDSVEFVPATPRRLRFSFDRDFLVLFKPIEVQNQRVGMLYLKADLSVAQGKNDQHYTEIMVVVMLISSLVAVVFSAVLQRVIARPILSLATTAKQLARSNDYSLRAPRQGEDEVGQLIDNFNAMLQALQDRDQELKSANQKLAENNQMLENKVTERTAELAQSTREAQDARQAAELANQTKSAFLANMSHELRTPLNAIIGYSEMLMEEAEDLEMKEFGSDLKKVHGAGKHLLELINDILDLSKIEAGKMDLYLETFDVSETIREVTATIAPLVDKKANRLVVHCPESMEAIYADQTKVRQALFNLLSNACKFTERGVITLSVLRETVDSADWVVFKVQDTGIGMTPEQMDRLFQAFTQADGGTTKRFGGTGLGLVITRHFCHLMGGTVSVESQYGQGSIFTVRLPAKTVKAKPEPITQPEETLLTTLPKDASRVLVIDDDPVIHDLLKRYLVKEGFHVTSAMGGKEGLALARESRPDVITLDVMMPEFDGWAVLKHLKADPQLADIPVVMVSMIDDKNLGFALGASDYLTKPINRETMARVLNKYRRTASPTILLVDDELSLRDILKLILEHDGWIVREAGNGREALERLAQEVPSLILLDLSMPEMDGFEFLRHMHQHKEWRLIPVVILTGMVLSDQDHARLKGQVEAIMRKETCRCEDLAVQLRIFTQRQKGVNQHS is encoded by the coding sequence ATGATGGAAATGCGATTATTCACGAACATATCTTTCAAGTGGAAGCTGATGCTGATGATCTGCGCGGCTTGCATCTTTTCGTCAGTGGCTGGCGGCGGGGCGATCATCTTCTACGAGCTGTGGAAATTCCGGCAGGCGATGACCAAGGAGTTGGCCACCTTGGCGGACGTCGTGACCGCTGGCACCGGTCTGGCGGTGCAAAAGGGCAGCCGGGATGAGGTGAAAAAGCAGTTATTCAGGCTCAGCGGCAGTCGGAACATCGTTGCTGCCGGTGTCTATGGTACCAACAATATGCTGATCGGCCAATATACGCGGATGGACTCCGTGGAATTCGTCCCGGCGACGCCCCGTAGATTACGGTTCAGTTTTGATCGAGACTTTCTCGTCTTGTTCAAGCCGATCGAGGTGCAAAACCAACGGGTCGGCATGCTGTACCTGAAAGCGGATTTGTCGGTGGCCCAGGGCAAGAACGACCAGCATTATACGGAAATCATGGTGGTGGTGATGCTGATTTCCTCGCTGGTGGCCGTCGTTTTTTCCGCCGTGCTGCAACGGGTGATTGCCCGCCCAATTCTGAGTCTCGCCACCACCGCCAAACAATTGGCCCGGAGCAACGACTACAGTCTGCGGGCTCCCCGACAGGGGGAGGACGAAGTGGGGCAGCTCATTGACAATTTCAACGCCATGCTTCAGGCCTTGCAGGACCGCGACCAGGAGCTGAAGTCCGCCAACCAGAAGCTGGCGGAGAATAATCAAATGCTCGAAAACAAGGTGACCGAGCGAACGGCGGAACTCGCGCAGTCCACGCGCGAGGCGCAAGACGCGCGCCAGGCCGCCGAACTGGCCAACCAGACCAAAAGCGCCTTTCTGGCCAATATGAGCCACGAGCTGCGCACACCGCTCAATGCTATCATTGGCTACAGCGAGATGTTGATGGAGGAGGCGGAGGACCTGGAAATGAAAGAGTTCGGCAGTGACCTGAAAAAGGTGCATGGTGCCGGCAAGCATCTGCTCGAGTTGATTAACGACATCCTGGATTTGTCGAAAATCGAGGCTGGAAAAATGGATTTGTATCTGGAGACGTTCGATGTTTCCGAAACCATCCGCGAGGTCACCGCCACTATCGCGCCGTTGGTGGATAAGAAAGCCAATCGCCTGGTGGTCCATTGCCCGGAGAGCATGGAAGCCATTTATGCGGATCAGACGAAGGTGCGCCAGGCGCTGTTTAATTTGCTCAGCAATGCCTGCAAATTTACCGAGCGGGGCGTGATCACATTATCCGTGCTCCGGGAAACTGTGGACAGCGCAGATTGGGTGGTGTTCAAAGTGCAGGATACCGGCATTGGCATGACGCCCGAACAGATGGACCGCTTGTTCCAAGCCTTTACCCAGGCGGATGGTGGCACCACCAAGCGATTCGGCGGCACGGGACTGGGCTTGGTGATTACTCGCCATTTCTGCCACCTTATGGGCGGCACGGTCTCGGTGGAAAGCCAGTACGGACAAGGCTCAATTTTCACAGTGCGGCTGCCGGCCAAGACCGTCAAAGCCAAACCCGAACCCATCACGCAACCGGAAGAAACTCTCTTGACGACGCTGCCGAAGGATGCCAGCCGGGTGTTGGTGATTGATGACGATCCCGTCATCCACGACTTGTTAAAACGGTATTTGGTCAAGGAAGGCTTTCATGTCACATCCGCCATGGGGGGCAAGGAAGGCCTGGCGCTGGCCCGGGAATCACGGCCGGATGTTATCACCCTGGATGTGATGATGCCCGAATTCGATGGCTGGGCCGTGCTCAAGCATCTCAAAGCCGACCCGCAACTGGCGGATATTCCGGTGGTCATGGTGAGCATGATTGATGACAAGAATTTGGGCTTTGCCCTGGGTGCCTCCGATTATTTGACCAAACCAATTAACCGGGAAACCATGGCCCGAGTCCTGAACAAGTACCGGCGGACTGCTTCCCCCACGATTTTGCTCGTGGACGATGAATTGTCCTTGCGCGACATCTTGAAGCTGATTTTGGAACACGACGGCTGGATCGTCCGGGAAGCCGGAAATGGACGCGAGGCCTTGGAGCGGCTGGCCCAGGAAGTGCCCTCCTTGATCTTGTTGGATCTCTCCATGCCCGAAATGGACGGCTTTGAGTTTCTCAGGCACATGCACCAGCACAAAGAATGGCGCTTGATTCCGGTGGTCATCCTCACGGGCATGGTCCTATCTGATCAGGATCACGCGCGCTTAAAAGGCCAAGTCGAGGCAATTATGCGCAAGGAAACCTGCCGCTGCGAGGATTTGGCAGTCCAATTACGGATTTTTACCCAGCGTCAAAAAGGCGTGAATCAGCACTCCTGA
- a CDS encoding antitoxin, which produces MVKTQIQLPDELYREVKRFAAKREWSMAETFRRGAERLISLYPQETDTEETWAFPPPGDCGPFLAPPERWTELAHED; this is translated from the coding sequence ATGGTTAAGACGCAAATCCAACTGCCGGACGAGCTTTACCGCGAAGTGAAGCGCTTTGCCGCCAAGCGTGAATGGTCCATGGCGGAAACCTTCCGCCGCGGGGCGGAACGTCTCATCAGCCTCTATCCTCAGGAGACGGATACGGAGGAGACTTGGGCTTTTCCACCCCCCGGAGATTGCGGCCCGTTTCTTGCCCCGCCCGAGCGGTGGACCGAACTGGCGCATGAGGATTGA
- a CDS encoding TA system VapC family ribonuclease toxin, translated as MISFDANLLLYASNTASPFYAKAKEFFEALSPRETVIVSELVLTEFYTLLRNPAVLTHPLNPAAAAAVIQAYRRHPRWLLVGFATDSVALHQELWQLASQANFARRRIYDTRLALTLRHHGVTEFATANVKDFQAFGFKKVWNPLMGNL; from the coding sequence ATGATTTCATTCGACGCCAATCTGTTGTTGTACGCCAGCAACACCGCCAGCCCATTCTACGCCAAGGCCAAAGAATTTTTTGAAGCGCTATCACCGCGCGAAACGGTGATCGTTTCCGAACTGGTGCTGACGGAGTTTTACACCTTGCTGCGCAACCCGGCGGTGCTAACCCATCCGCTGAATCCTGCGGCGGCGGCGGCCGTCATCCAGGCCTATCGCCGTCACCCACGTTGGTTGCTGGTCGGTTTTGCCACCGATAGCGTGGCGTTGCACCAGGAACTATGGCAATTGGCATCCCAGGCGAATTTCGCCCGCCGCCGCATTTATGATACCCGCCTGGCGCTCACCCTCCGCCATCACGGCGTCACCGAGTTCGCCACCGCCAATGTGAAGGATTTTCAGGCGTTCGGGTTTAAAAAAGTGTGGAACCCGCTGATGGGGAATTTGTGA
- a CDS encoding CopG family transcriptional regulator, producing the protein MVRTQIQLPDDMYRDLKSLAELREWTLAETIRRAAEQFLDRYPKADAVCKEWKLPEPMDLGWRGLTHEQVREAILEDQEARLPGDHTA; encoded by the coding sequence ATGGTTAGAACGCAAATCCAATTGCCCGATGACATGTACCGTGACCTCAAGTCGTTGGCGGAACTGCGCGAATGGACTTTGGCCGAGACCATTCGCCGCGCCGCCGAGCAATTCCTGGATCGCTATCCCAAAGCCGATGCGGTGTGCAAGGAATGGAAATTGCCGGAGCCGATGGACTTGGGCTGGCGCGGACTGACCCACGAGCAAGTTCGCGAGGCCATCCTGGAAGACCAGGAAGCGCGCTTGCCGGGGGATCACACCGCATGA
- a CDS encoding uroporphyrinogen decarboxylase family protein, translating into MGLSTPQDAVLTVLKRQRPARLVYAPNYWQWYVHQRNHGHLPGDIRSCRSQLELIRQLGLEVFSRNVYCDEQRGWFGGLCDEVWTGVDTRVEETFEGKDRLLVKTYQTRKGTLTERQRYVFAESTLVQEQFAVDNLDTQLAALEELVAGRRWRFVPERYAASRAAVGKDGVVVAGEVFSPLKLLHLLVGAVNTTFLIMDHGDQVREILARHESAQLDLIRQMAAAGVPAIMAMDNLDAAFHTPAYVDRFSASFYEKASRLCHEYGSTFFIHACGRQRVNLKRIDALGVDGLEGVAFPPLGDVTLLEAMQMTRDRFLITGGISAMETRNLKTRADVFEYTRQLADQMRPFAHRFMLSASCNTPIDARWETLCDFRDAWREFGTV; encoded by the coding sequence ATGGGGCTCTCCACTCCGCAGGATGCGGTGCTGACCGTGCTGAAGCGCCAGCGCCCGGCGCGTTTGGTCTATGCGCCGAATTACTGGCAGTGGTATGTACACCAGCGCAACCACGGCCACCTGCCCGGTGACATCCGGTCTTGCCGCTCCCAACTGGAGTTGATCCGGCAGCTCGGGCTGGAGGTCTTCAGCCGGAACGTCTATTGCGACGAACAGCGCGGTTGGTTTGGCGGGTTGTGCGATGAAGTGTGGACCGGAGTGGATACGCGGGTGGAAGAAACCTTCGAGGGAAAAGACCGGCTCCTTGTCAAAACGTACCAGACCCGCAAGGGAACCCTGACGGAACGGCAGCGGTATGTGTTCGCGGAATCCACCCTCGTGCAAGAGCAGTTCGCGGTGGACAATCTGGACACCCAACTGGCGGCGCTGGAGGAATTGGTGGCGGGCCGGCGCTGGCGTTTTGTGCCGGAACGGTATGCGGCCAGCCGCGCGGCGGTGGGCAAGGACGGGGTGGTGGTCGCCGGCGAGGTCTTCAGTCCATTGAAACTGCTGCACCTGTTGGTGGGCGCGGTCAACACCACTTTCCTGATCATGGATCATGGCGACCAGGTGCGGGAAATCCTGGCCCGGCATGAATCGGCCCAGTTGGATTTGATCCGGCAAATGGCGGCGGCCGGGGTGCCAGCCATCATGGCCATGGACAACCTGGACGCGGCCTTTCATACCCCGGCCTACGTGGACCGGTTCAGCGCCTCGTTTTACGAAAAGGCCAGCCGCCTCTGCCACGAATACGGCAGCACCTTTTTCATCCATGCCTGCGGACGCCAACGGGTCAACCTCAAACGCATTGACGCGCTGGGCGTGGACGGCCTGGAAGGAGTGGCCTTTCCGCCATTGGGCGATGTCACCCTTTTGGAGGCTATGCAGATGACCCGGGATCGCTTCCTCATCACTGGTGGCATCAGCGCCATGGAAACGCGCAATTTGAAAACCCGCGCGGACGTCTTTGAATACACCAGGCAGTTGGCGGATCAAATGCGCCCGTTTGCCCACCGTTTCATGCTATCCGCAAGCTGCAACACCCCCATTGATGCCCGCTGGGAAACCCTGTGCGATTTCCGCGACGCCTGGCGGGAATTTGGGACGGTGTAA
- a CDS encoding sialidase family protein: MNTLRNQWSATRGETRVETHIPVMTQFFTMKMQRVGRAIGALVVAALGALAGAQVPIDAPRVGGQMLPHGAPQGRNRPGPWDGDAWLYESTDGLRFTKVKKLVERAGVPTLIADKRGRLIALFQWFPQHDDRAFDRVVVCLSEDAGRTWSAPRTIAVEEFPNTLMRPFDPTIVLLEDGRFRLYFTSVAGKRGGPATKESPPGIYSAISDDAVTWRFEPGMRFGVDREFVIDCAAARLGSTWHLYSPVQRKDGYAYHAVSTDGLKFERREDVKLAMEGTWLGCAVNIGEKLRFYGSGMRGGWSATSSDGATWTLDGGTSPGGGSDPGVAATADGRWLMVATRPGELRPGGGRAGGDRKAYLEYMRDYDSAKAPKHACKTYETPKSVTMGRLTRVGHGGFPRLLHVGGRLHVFLSVGDRSWVVRLDGELKPDGFEKQLKPPETRWVDHDLTAAGDFVYHYAMLPGGAGQVRKYDKDFNLVAETEVFHTSGTDMILDQNIEVIQGKVYAAGEYRENGPWRSPRSGEQNIPPDPKQARGIHLRIFDLNLKPIGEENLTADIPGAAVRNQFWGLGTSQFEAGGYHCLAVHTPIGNVAKFALGESVGARQIFVLRYDAKLRFVDAKGPLSDTDRDNFWCTGSCTDGERTYIVYASVTRGYIPGPGEQAESRAEANVRLGIFDENFEEIETIDLTKRGDGGMWPDVLKVGNRLYAAYVSETERGVVVREIIPR; encoded by the coding sequence ATGAATACCCTCCGAAACCAGTGGTCGGCAACCCGCGGTGAAACGCGGGTGGAAACACACATTCCGGTCATGACGCAATTCTTCACCATGAAAATGCAGAGGGTGGGCAGAGCAATCGGAGCGTTGGTGGTGGCTGCACTGGGTGCGTTGGCGGGTGCGCAAGTGCCCATTGATGCGCCGCGCGTTGGTGGCCAGATGTTGCCACACGGCGCGCCCCAGGGTCGCAACCGCCCAGGGCCGTGGGACGGTGACGCCTGGCTCTATGAATCCACCGACGGGCTTCGCTTCACAAAAGTGAAAAAGCTGGTCGAGCGGGCGGGGGTGCCCACGCTTATCGCAGACAAGCGCGGGCGTCTTATCGCGCTCTTCCAGTGGTTTCCCCAGCATGACGATCGGGCGTTTGATCGAGTCGTCGTCTGCCTTTCCGAGGACGCGGGGCGCACTTGGAGCGCGCCGCGCACGATCGCCGTCGAGGAATTTCCGAACACCCTGATGCGCCCCTTCGATCCGACGATCGTGCTCCTGGAGGACGGGCGCTTCCGGCTCTACTTTACGAGCGTCGCCGGGAAGCGCGGCGGGCCGGCGACCAAGGAGTCGCCGCCCGGCATCTACTCTGCGATCTCGGACGACGCGGTGACGTGGCGATTTGAGCCGGGAATGCGTTTCGGCGTGGACCGTGAGTTCGTCATTGATTGCGCCGCAGCGCGGTTGGGCAGCACGTGGCACCTCTATTCCCCCGTGCAGCGGAAGGACGGCTATGCGTATCACGCGGTCTCTACCGATGGGTTAAAGTTTGAGCGTCGAGAGGATGTGAAACTGGCCATGGAAGGCACCTGGCTCGGATGCGCCGTGAATATTGGGGAGAAGCTGCGCTTCTACGGCAGCGGCATGAGGGGCGGTTGGTCGGCGACATCGTCGGATGGGGCGACCTGGACGCTCGACGGCGGAACTTCGCCCGGCGGGGGAAGCGATCCGGGCGTGGCGGCCACCGCCGATGGACGCTGGCTCATGGTCGCAACCAGGCCAGGCGAACTCCGTCCGGGCGGCGGGCGGGCGGGGGGTGACCGCAAGGCTTATCTTGAGTATATGCGGGATTATGACTCCGCCAAGGCACCAAAGCACGCATGCAAAACGTACGAGACGCCCAAGAGCGTCACCATGGGCCGCCTCACGCGGGTGGGCCATGGCGGTTTTCCCCGGTTGCTGCACGTGGGCGGTCGTCTTCACGTCTTCCTCTCGGTCGGGGACCGATCCTGGGTAGTGCGGTTGGACGGGGAACTGAAGCCCGACGGCTTCGAGAAGCAACTGAAGCCGCCAGAAACCCGCTGGGTGGACCATGATCTCACAGCGGCTGGCGATTTTGTATATCACTATGCAATGCTTCCGGGTGGCGCCGGACAGGTACGCAAGTACGACAAGGATTTCAACTTGGTGGCCGAGACGGAGGTGTTTCACACGAGCGGAACGGACATGATCCTGGACCAGAACATCGAAGTCATCCAAGGCAAGGTGTATGCGGCGGGCGAGTATCGAGAGAACGGGCCGTGGCGCTCACCCCGCAGCGGAGAGCAGAACATTCCGCCCGATCCGAAGCAGGCGCGCGGCATACACCTGCGAATCTTTGATCTGAACCTGAAACCGATCGGCGAGGAGAATCTCACGGCCGACATTCCGGGGGCGGCGGTGCGCAATCAATTCTGGGGGCTGGGGACGAGCCAGTTCGAGGCGGGCGGGTACCACTGCCTTGCGGTGCACACCCCGATCGGAAATGTTGCGAAGTTCGCGCTCGGCGAATCAGTGGGCGCGCGCCAGATCTTCGTGCTGCGCTACGATGCGAAGCTCCGGTTCGTGGATGCAAAGGGGCCGCTTTCCGATACCGACCGCGACAATTTCTGGTGCACCGGGAGCTGCACCGATGGCGAGCGAACCTACATCGTGTACGCCTCCGTCACCCGCGGCTACATTCCCGGCCCCGGCGAACAAGCGGAGAGCAGGGCGGAAGCGAACGTGCGGCTCGGGATTTTTGACGAGAATTTTGAGGAAATCGAGACGATTGACCTGACGAAACGTGGCGACGGCGGGATGTGGCCCGATGTCCTCAAGGTCGGCAACCGACTCTACGCGGCCTATGTAAGCGAGACTGAGCGAGGAGTGGTGGTGCGGGAGATTATTCCGCGATAG
- the recA gene encoding recombinase RecA — protein MAAKTTEKTAEKTPAADTKAAEAKALSATRQRDLDAAISTIHKSFGDGAIMRMGDARALVKIEVIPTGALALDFALGVGGIPRGRVVEIYGPESSGKTTLMLHVIANAQKVGGLAAFIDAEHALDPAYAKKLGVNLDDLLVSQPDSGEEALSICETLARSNALDVIVVDSVAALVPKAELEGEMGMATMGMQARLMSQALRKLTSILSKARTTCVFTNQMREKVGVMFGSPETTPGGKALKYYASVRLDIRRKDTIKDAAGAAMGSHVKVKVVKNKVAPPFSEAEFDIIFNHGINKEGSILDVAIEHGVVEKKGAWLQFAGELIGQGKDAAQKALAEKPELAKKIVDAIMEKRAAALPGA, from the coding sequence ATGGCTGCCAAAACCACCGAAAAAACTGCGGAGAAAACTCCCGCCGCCGACACCAAGGCCGCTGAGGCCAAAGCCCTCTCCGCCACCCGCCAGCGCGACCTGGATGCCGCCATTTCCACCATCCATAAATCGTTTGGCGACGGTGCCATCATGCGCATGGGCGACGCCCGGGCATTGGTCAAGATTGAGGTGATCCCCACCGGGGCGTTGGCGTTGGATTTTGCCCTCGGGGTGGGCGGGATCCCGCGCGGGCGCGTGGTTGAAATCTACGGGCCGGAATCCTCGGGTAAAACCACGTTGATGCTGCACGTCATCGCCAACGCGCAAAAAGTCGGCGGCCTGGCAGCCTTTATTGACGCTGAACACGCCTTGGACCCGGCGTATGCCAAGAAGCTGGGCGTCAACCTGGACGACTTGCTGGTTTCGCAGCCGGATAGCGGCGAAGAGGCGCTGAGTATCTGCGAGACGCTGGCGCGTTCCAATGCGCTGGATGTCATCGTCGTGGACTCGGTGGCCGCATTGGTGCCCAAGGCGGAGTTGGAAGGCGAGATGGGCATGGCCACCATGGGCATGCAGGCCCGGCTGATGAGCCAAGCCCTGCGCAAGCTCACCTCCATTCTCAGCAAGGCCCGCACCACGTGCGTCTTTACCAACCAAATGCGCGAGAAAGTCGGGGTCATGTTCGGCAGCCCCGAAACCACCCCGGGCGGCAAGGCCCTGAAATACTACGCCAGCGTCCGCCTGGATATTCGCCGGAAAGACACCATCAAAGATGCCGCCGGCGCCGCCATGGGCAGCCATGTCAAAGTCAAGGTCGTCAAGAACAAGGTCGCCCCGCCGTTTTCCGAGGCTGAATTCGACATCATCTTCAACCACGGCATCAACAAGGAGGGCAGCATCCTGGACGTGGCCATTGAACACGGCGTGGTAGAAAAGAAAGGCGCGTGGCTGCAATTTGCCGGGGAACTGATCGGCCAAGGCAAGGATGCCGCACAAAAAGCGCTGGCGGAAAAGCCCGAACTGGCAAAGAAAATCGTGGACGCGATCATGGAAAAACGCGCGGCCGCGCTACCGGGGGCATAA